A stretch of the Rosa rugosa chromosome 5, drRosRugo1.1, whole genome shotgun sequence genome encodes the following:
- the LOC133712232 gene encoding WAT1-related protein At4g08300-like — protein sequence MAQEPSSHVGTYKRFKPHLLMVLSQVAYAFLYFITEASFNHGMNPHVYITYRHIVSGIIMLPFAYFLERKDRPKLTFALFLELFVISFLGIGLTLNMYFASLRYTSPTFLASMINTIASLTFVIAVSLKLEVLDLRNPRGLAKVLGTVVSLAGVMTMTLYKGPIMRNLWSPLIHIQGKTSIHENWLKGSILTVASCITWSLWYIMQAVTLKRYPAQLSMITWMSFLGAAQSAVFAVCIEHKRAAWTVGFNIDLWCILYSGGVCSGLILFIQLWCTVEKGPVFVTMFDPVSTILVAILAYFVLGERLYIGSIVGAAIVIVGLYLLLWGKEGDEVYTTKSEESDQTNEEEKDNNMPTISSVKKDALHDQP from the exons ATGGCACAAGAGCCAAGTTCCCATGTGGGAACTTACAAGAGGTTCAAGCCACACCTCCTCATGGTTTTATCTCAAGTGGCCTACGCATTTCTCTATTTCATTACAGAAGCTTCCTTCAATCATGGGATGAACCCTCATGTCTACATAACTTATCGACATATCGTGTCTGGCATAATCATGCTCCCTTTTGCCTATTTTCTTGAAAG AAAAGACAGACCAAAGCTCACATTTGCTCTTTTCTTGGAActttttgttatttcttttctgGG GATAGGTTTGACTTTAAACATGTACTTTGCAAGCTTAAGATACACCTCTCCAACCTTCCTTGCATCAATGATCAACACCATAGCTTCCCTCACTTTTGTGATTGCAGTTTCACTCAA GTTGGAGGTTCTTGATCTTCGAAATCCTCGTGGATTAGCAAAAGTTTTGGGCACCGTAGTCTCCTTAGCCGGTGTAATGACCATGACTTTGTACAAAGGACCTATTATGAGAAACTTGTGGAGTCCACTAATCCATATTCAAGGAAAAACTTCCATCCATGAGAACTGGTTGAAGGGTTCAATTCTAACTGTTGCTAGCTGCATAACATGGTCTTTATGGTACATTATGCAG GCAGTCACATTGAAAAGATATCCTGCACAACTATCAATGATAACATGGATGAGCTTCCTAGGGGCAGCACAGTCAGCTGTCTTTGCAGTTTGTATAGAACATAAACGAGCTGCTTGGACAGTTGGATTCAACATTGACCTCTGGTGCATTTTGTATTCT GGAGGGGTGTGCTCTGGCCTAATACTCTTTATTCAACTATGGTGCACAGTAGAGAAAGGACCTGTCTTTGTGACCATGTTTGATCCCGTCTCAACAATATTGGTGGCAATTCTAGCATACTTTGTGCTAGGTGAAAGACTCTATATTGGCAG CATAGTAGGCGCAGCTATTGTCATTGTTGGCCTATACTTGCTGTTGTGGGGAAAAGAAGGTGATGAAGTTTACACCACTAAGTCTGAAGAGTCTGATCAGACAAATGAAGAGGAGAAAGATAACAATATGCCGACGATTTCTTCAGTCAAGAAGGATGCATTACATGATCAACCATGA
- the LOC133708209 gene encoding WAT1-related protein At5g07050-like, whose translation MAQEPSSHVGTYKRFKPHLLMVLSQVAYAFLYFITEASFNHGMNPHVYITYRHIVSGIIMLPFAYFLERKDRPKLTFAVFLEFFLISFLGIGLTLNLYYASLRYTSPTFLASMINTVASLTFVIAVSLKLEVLDLRNPRGLAKVLGTVVSLAGVMTMTLYKGPIMRNLWSPLIHIQGKSSIHENRLKGSILTVASCITWSLWYIMQAITLKRYPAKLSLTTWMSFLGAAQSAVFAVCIEHKRVAWTVGFKIDLWCILYSVRFCIYMLGGVCSGLIFFIQLWCTLEKGPVFVTMFDPVSTILVAFLAYFVLGERLYIGSILGAAIVIVGLYLLLWGKQGDEVYIIKCEDSSDKTYEEHKEDRI comes from the exons ATGGCACAAGAGCCAAGTTCCCATGTGGGAACTTACAAGAGGTTCAAGCCACACCTCCTCATGGTTTTATCTCAAGTGGCCTACGCATTTCTCTATTTCATTactgaagcttccttcaatcATGGGATGAACCCTCATGTCTACATAACTTATCGACATATCGTGTCTGGCATAATCATGCTCCCTTTTGCCTATTTTCTTGAAAG AAAAGACAGACCAAAGCTCACATTTGCGGTTTTCTTGGAATTTTTCCTTATTTCTTTTCTGGG GATAGGTTTGACTTTAAACCTGTACTATGCAAGCTTAAGATACACCTCTCCAACCTTCCTTGCATCAATGATCAACACCGTAGCTTCCCTCACTTTTGTGATTGCAGTTTCACTCAA GTTGGAGGTTCTTGATCTTCGAAATCCTCGCGGATTAGCAAAAGTTTTGGGCACCGTAGTCTCCTTAGCCGGTGTAATGACCATGACTTTGTACAAAGGACCTATTATGAGAAATTTATGGAGTCCACTAATCCATATTCAAGGAAAATCTTCCATCCATGAGAACAGGTTGAAGGGTTCAATTCTAACTGTTGCTAGCTGCATAACATGGTCTTTATGGTACATTATGCAG GCAATCACATTGAAAAGATATCCTGCAAAACTATCACTGACAACATGGATGAGCTTCCTAGGGGCAGCACAGTCAGCTGTCTTTGCAGTTTGTATAGAACATAAACGAGTTGCTTGGACAGTTGGATTCAAGATTGACCTCTGGTGCATTTTGTATTCTGTAAG ATTCTGTATTTATATGCTGGGAGGGGTGTGCTCTGGCCTAATATTCTTTATTCAACTATGGTGCACACTAGAGAAAGGACCTGTCTTTGTGACCATGTTTGATCCCGTCTCAACAATATTGGTGGCATTTCTAGCATACTTTGTGCTTGGTGAAAGACTCTACATTGGCAG CATATTAGGGGCAGCCATTGTCATTGTTGGCCTATACTTGCTGTTGTGGGGGAAACAAGGTGATGAAGTTTACATCATTAAGTGTGAAGACTCATCTGATAAGACATACGAAGAGCATAAAGAAGACAGAATATGA
- the LOC133713122 gene encoding WAT1-related protein At5g07050-like, producing MAQKASSHVGVCRKFKPHFLMVLAQMGYTFLYFITEASFNHGMNPHVYITYRHIVSGVVMLPFAYFLERKERPKLTFALFLELFVLSLLGVGLTLNMYFASLRYTSPTFLASMVNTIASVTFVIAVALRLEALNLRNPRGLAKVLGTLVSLAGVMTMTLYKGPTVRNLWSPLIHIEGKSSIHENWLKGSILTVASCITWSVWYIMQAITLKRYPAQLSLTTWMSFIGAAQSAVFTVCIEHRRAAWTVGFNIDLWSILYAGVVCSGLVIFIQLWCTEEKGPVFVTMFNPVSTILVAILAYFVLGERLYIGSILGAAIVIVGLYLLLWGKEGDEVYIIKSEDSSDQTYEQEKDDRIRTITSVKKDALHGEP from the exons ATGGCACAAAAGGCAAGTTCACATGTGGGAGTTTGCAGGAAGTTCAAGCCTCACTTCCTCATGGTTTTAGCTCAAATGGGCTACacatttctttattttatcaCAGAAGCTTCCTTCAATCATGGGATGAACCCTCATGTCTATATTACTTATCGGCATATTGTTTCCGGCGTAGTGATGCTCCCTTTTGCCTATTTTCTTGAAAG AAAAGAAAGACCGAAGCTCACATTTGCCCTTTTCTTGGAACTTTTTGTTCTTTCTCTTCTGGG GGTGGGTTTGACTTTAAACATGTACTTTGCAAGCTTAAGATACACCTCTCCAACCTTCCTTGCATCAATGGTCAACACAATAGCTTCTGTCACTTTCGTAATTGCCGTTGCCCTCAG GTTGGAGGCTCTTAATCTTCGAAATCCTCGTGGGTTAGCAAAAGTTTTGGGCACCCTAGTCTCTTTAGCAGGAGTAATGACCATGACTCTGTACAAGGGACCTACTGTGAGAAATCTATGGAGTCCACTAATCCATATTGAAGGAAAATCCTCCATCCATGAGAACTGGTTGAAGGGTTCAATTCTCACTGTTGCTAGCTGCATAACTTGGTCTGTCTGGTACATTATGCAG GCAATCACGTTGAAAAGATATCCTGCACAACTGTCACTGACTACATGGATGAGCTTCATAGGGGCAGCACAGTCAGCTGTGTTCACTGTGTGTATTGAACATAGACGAGCTGCTTGGACCGTTGGATTCAACATTGACCTCTGGTCCATTCTGTACGCC GGAGTGGTGTGCTCTGGTCTAGTAATCTTCATTCAACTATGGTGCACAGAAGAAAAAGGACCAGTCTTTGTGACCATGTTCAATCCTGTTTCAACAATCTTGGTGGCAATTCTAGCATACTTTGTGCTCGGTGAAAGACTTTACATCGGCAG CATATTAGGGGCAGCTATCGTCATTGTTGGCCTATACTTGCTGTTGTGGGGGAAAGAAGGTGATGAAGTTTACATCATTAAGTCTGAAGACTCATCTGATCAGACATACGAACAGGAGAAAGATGACAGAATACGAACAATCACTTCAGTCAAGAAGGATGCATTACATGGTGAACCATGA
- the LOC133713123 gene encoding protein WUSCHEL-like: MEPRTLQLMELQTQQQIEDGGNNQAAGSSANTDFWRSRARWVPTPDQIRILKDLYYDKGVKTPTTEHIHEICLQLQQYGQVEGKNIYFWFQNVRAREKQMKRCNQAAQVPMGTSSPGTGGSIDLNFGSTGSTGAGGSIDINFGPAGGSIDINFGSTSSTDDGRSINLNFGSTDSTGGQTSLQQRGGDHQEVETLPLFPVHGEDVFGNPKTTSEEGSAFGYYSGGSGGYNSGSNVSLELSLNPSGAAD, from the exons atggaaccacgaactctgcaactgatggagctacaaacccagcaacaaatcgaggatggaggaaacaaccaagcagccgggagtagtgccaacacagatttctggcgaagccgtgccaggtgggttcctactccagatcaaataaggatcctcaaggatctttactacgacaagggagttaagaccccaactacagagcatattcacgagatctgtctccagctgcaacagtatggacaggttgagggcaagaacatttatttttggttccagaatgtcagggctcgagagaagcagatgaagaggtgcaatcaggctgctcaagtgcccatgggaactagttctcctggtactggtggatccattgatctcaattttgggtccactggttctactggtgctggtggatccatcgacatcaattttgggccagctggtggatccattgacatcaattttgggtccactagttctactgatgatggtagatccattaatctcaattttggttccaccgattctactg gaggacaaacatccctgcaacaacgaggaggagatcaccaggaggttgaaactcttcctctgttccccgtgcacggcgaggacgtctttggtaacccgaagactacttctgaggaaggtagcgcatttggttactattctggtggctcaggcggttacaacagtggctctaacgtttctcttgagctcagcctcaatccatccggagctgctgactag
- the LOC133710153 gene encoding CASP-like protein 5B3, with amino-acid sequence MKDFPGTPGTLTGLLLRILQCVFAAASIASMATTSSFFNFTAFCYLIASMGLQVIWSFVLALLDAYSLMKKKALHNPVLVSLFVVGDWVTATLSLAAASASAGITVLYFSDLSHCSFGEECQKYQMAVAFAYLSWVTIAISSLIMLWLLAAVSIVNSQYSIEKETNWITVQYSRNYSHYLVFCLDGVGLELGNGCINNGNICVLADLNY; translated from the exons atgaaggatTTTCCTGGGACTCCTGGGACTTTAACTGGGCTTCTTCTCAGGATTTTACAATGCGTCTTTGCTGCTGCCTCTATTGCTTCCATGGCCACCACCTCCAGCTTCTTCAATTTCACAGCTTTCTG CTACCTGATTGCTTCAATGGGTCTGCAAGTGATTTGGAGTTTTGTTCTGGCATTGTTAGATGCATATTCCTTGATGAAAAAGAAGGCCCTCCACAACCCTGTATTGGTCAGCCTCTTTGTAGTTGGAGACTGG GTTACAGCAACACTGTCTCTTGCAGCTGCTTCTGCTTCAGCTGGAATAACTGTCCTATACTTTAGTGACCTGAGCCACTGCAGTTTCGGAGAGGAATGCCAAAAATACCAGATGGCAGTTGCTTTTGCTTACCTGAGTTGGGTAACAATTGCCATTTCTTCTCTAATCATGCTCTGGCTATTGGCAGCAG TGTCAATAGTCAATAGTCAATACTCAATAGAAAAGGAAACAAACTGGATAACAGTACAATACTCAAGAAATTACTCTCATTACCTTGTCTTTTGTTTGGATGGAGTGGGATTAGAATTGGGAAATGGTTGTATCAACAACGGAAACATATGTGTACTTGCAGACTTGAATTATTAG